The segment TTCATCTTGTGACAATTCTTTTTCTCCATCAACAAAATATTTGTCATAGTTCAAGTCGCGTTTATCAGCTGGTACACGGTAAAATCCGCCCATGTCTTTTGATACAAAGTATTCTTCTTTTGTAAGCAATGTTTCGTAGCGTTTTTCCCCATGACGAGTTCCAATGATATGGATTTCATTATCCACGTTAAATAATTCTTTAATTGCCTGTGCTAGATCCCCGACTGTTGAAGCTGGTGATTTTTGTACCATGATGTCCCCTGCTTCTGCATTTTCAAACGCAAATGCAACTAGGTCAACAGCTTCATCAAGGTTCATCAGGAAACGAGTCATGTCTGGGTTAGTTACAGTTAAAGGTTTTCCTGCTTTAATTTGATCAATAAATAAAGGAATAACCGATCCGCGAGAAGCCATTACATTACCATAGCGAGTGCAGCAAATCGTAGTTTTTGACCCTTCAAAAGCACGCGCTTTTGCAATAATAACTTTTTCCATCATTGCTTTAGAGATTCCCATAGCATTGATAGGATAAGCTGCTTTATCAGTTGATAGGCAGATCACTTTTTCAACTCCAGCTTCAACAGCGGCAGTCAGTACATTTTCAGTTCCCAAGATATTTGTTTTAACAGCTTCGATTGGAAAGAACTCACATGAAGGCACTTGCTTCAATGCAGCCGCATGGAAGATATAGTCGACGCCATACATTGCATTTTTAACACTATTGATATCACGAACATCTCCGATATAGAATTTCAATTTGTCATTATTGTATCTTTTACGCATATCATCTTGTTTTTTCTCATCCCGAGAAAAGATACGGATTTCTTTAATATCAGAATCTAGAAACTTCTTCATTACCGCATTACCAAACGAACCTGTACCACCTGTGATTAATAAAATTTTATCTTTAAACATTTTTATTCCTCCAATAAATTATTTATTAAATTAAAATATTTTTTTAATTGTAAATCTTTTTTATATTTTTCTTCGTAGAGTTTTGTAATATTCTTTTTCATGGTAGCTATTATAGAAGGATCATTGTTGATGTCTAGTAATAACTTAACTAAACCATGTTCATCCTCATTTTTAACTGATATTCCTGCTCGATAACTTTTTAATTCTAATGCAATATCTGTATTCTCATCCATAATTGCAATAACCGGTTTACCAGCCTGATAGTAGCTATATGTTTTACTTGGTACAGCTAAACCAGAAATACCATGAGCTAATGAAACTACAAATAAATTACTAATGTTTAACGCCTCAGTAAAGTCATTGCCTTTAAGATAGTCAAAAATAAAACAATTTGTTAATTTATTCTTTTGAATAAAAGCTTTTAATTGTTCTTTTTTATTTCCATGACCAGCAAAGATAAAAGCAATCTTTTTATTTTTTATTTTTTCATTATTCATAACGGACAACAAAGTTTCTATATCTTGTGCTGTTCCCATATTTCCAAAATAAGAAACAATTAATGGAAATTCTTCTTTTATCTTCTTTAATTCAACATTGTGAATCGCCTCAACTTCTTTAAAAGTTTCTGTAGCCCAATTAGGTATTACTGTTACTTGATTTTCAGGAACATTCCGATTATTGACAATAAATTGCTTCATATCATTTGACAAACTAACCACACAAGAAACATTTTTGAAAAGTTTTTTATTAATAAAACGCATGGTCTTAGAGATAAGACTTCCGTTGCTCAAAATTTTTGAATTTACAGCTATTTCGGGATATAAGTCATAGCTAACAAAGACGATTTTACAGCCAAAAAACTTTTTCGCAAGTACACTAATTATTGGTAAAATGGGGGGATTTGAATAAACTATAAGTACCTTGTAATTTCGACACTTAAATAGATTCAAAAACATGACTAGTGTGAATGAAAAATAATTAACCAACCTTGAGATAAAGTTTTTTCTCCCCAATTGAAGATACTTTTTACGATAGATATTAATACCATCAATAGTTTCCATTGAGGATATTTTTTTTTCTGAATCAGAGTATTCTTTAGGATAGCCGCATAATACATCTACACTTATTCCAGATTCTACAAGTCCTTTTGCTGTTTGATAGGGCAATAAAGCAGAAGATACAAATTCTGGATAAAAAAATTGACACATAAAGAGAACATCACGTTTCATTTTTCGCTCTCCCGTATACTTTTTTCAAAATTACTATCTTGATATATTAATTTCTCTCCTTGATAGTAATTGCTAGGATGCCCCGTCATCTCTTCACTATAAATCAATGTACCAAAAACTTTATTAAAGAAATCTATTTGATGGGATAATAAGCGAATCATCCCACTAAATCCTGGAATAACAAGAAGTTTCTTCCCATTTACTTCTGCAATTTTTTGTACCATTTCAGAAGTATTCACGTATTCTTCATTTTGCGGATGAAAAGTTCCAGATAATTGTGTATCAATCATCAATTTTAAGAATAGGGACAGATTATTGATATACAACATACTTCTTTGATTATTGACTTTTGGAAAAATCGGGCTTTTCTTTGCAAGCTTTGCTAAGCGAGGATAGTTTCCTACAGTGTTTGGTCCATAAATCATTGGTGGACGTAAAATGCAAACTTTAAAATCAGAAGAACCAAGCTCACTTATCAGCTCCTCTGCTGCTAGTTTTGATTTTCCATAAGGTGTTTTAGGATTTGGAACAGTCTTTTCCAAAATAATACCTGAATCGATGCCAAACACCGACATTGAACTAAAGAAGATAAACTGTTTCACACCTTCTTCTTTAGCTTTTTTTGCCGTTTCATATGCTAAGTCCCGATTGATCTTATAGTACAGATCCTCATTTTTTTCCTTCACATGTACAATCGCTGCTAAATGAATCAGAGAATCATATTTCGAAAAATCAGCTTCTTTCCATAAATCGTCTCTCAAACTGATTGTATCGATTTGATACTCTTCACCAAACGGCTCCATATACTTTTCAAAAGAGGTACCAATATAGCTATTGGCACCGGTTATCAAAATATGCTT is part of the Enterococcus mediterraneensis genome and harbors:
- a CDS encoding glycosyltransferase family 4 protein yields the protein MKRDVLFMCQFFYPEFVSSALLPYQTAKGLVESGISVDVLCGYPKEYSDSEKKISSMETIDGINIYRKKYLQLGRKNFISRLVNYFSFTLVMFLNLFKCRNYKVLIVYSNPPILPIISVLAKKFFGCKIVFVSYDLYPEIAVNSKILSNGSLISKTMRFINKKLFKNVSCVVSLSNDMKQFIVNNRNVPENQVTVIPNWATETFKEVEAIHNVELKKIKEEFPLIVSYFGNMGTAQDIETLLSVMNNEKIKNKKIAFIFAGHGNKKEQLKAFIQKNKLTNCFIFDYLKGNDFTEALNISNLFVVSLAHGISGLAVPSKTYSYYQAGKPVIAIMDENTDIALELKSYRAGISVKNEDEHGLVKLLLDINNDPSIIATMKKNITKLYEEKYKKDLQLKKYFNLINNLLEE
- a CDS encoding polysaccharide biosynthesis protein translates to MFKDKILLITGGTGSFGNAVMKKFLDSDIKEIRIFSRDEKKQDDMRKRYNNDKLKFYIGDVRDINSVKNAMYGVDYIFHAAALKQVPSCEFFPIEAVKTNILGTENVLTAAVEAGVEKVICLSTDKAAYPINAMGISKAMMEKVIIAKARAFEGSKTTICCTRYGNVMASRGSVIPLFIDQIKAGKPLTVTNPDMTRFLMNLDEAVDLVAFAFENAEAGDIMVQKSPASTVGDLAQAIKELFNVDNEIHIIGTRHGEKRYETLLTKEEYFVSKDMGGFYRVPADKRDLNYDKYFVDGEKELSQDEEYNSDNTHRLTIDEIKERLLELDLVQKELKAWNN
- a CDS encoding NAD-dependent epimerase/dehydratase family protein — encoded protein: MKHILITGANSYIGTSFEKYMEPFGEEYQIDTISLRDDLWKEADFSKYDSLIHLAAIVHVKEKNEDLYYKINRDLAYETAKKAKEEGVKQFIFFSSMSVFGIDSGIILEKTVPNPKTPYGKSKLAAEELISELGSSDFKVCILRPPMIYGPNTVGNYPRLAKLAKKSPIFPKVNNQRSMLYINNLSLFLKLMIDTQLSGTFHPQNEEYVNTSEMVQKIAEVNGKKLLVIPGFSGMIRLLSHQIDFFNKVFGTLIYSEEMTGHPSNYYQGEKLIYQDSNFEKSIRESEK